From a single Candidatus Thorarchaeota archaeon genomic region:
- a CDS encoding pyridoxal phosphate-dependent aminotransferase, giving the protein MRFRTHKIMPPPIVELMELARDYIASPDFLNLGQGTSGYIPPKEALKVLGEQVWNPSLHGYSPDQGILELREELALYMRRVHGIDADPHDELVITAGANQAFAGIVMTLVEPGDNVIVPDPYYFNSIMAIQMAGGQERPVAVGSGFQIDVDGIRQAIDTRTKAIVLITPNNPTGAVYEEDLINEVVDLCIEHDIMLISDETYARLIFDGATHYSPRSRRDAEEHVITLGSFSKDLGMAGWRVGFIVGSPNYIKEYMKIQDTVTICAPTAGQMLALEVLRNGTEYVDFELERLALLRDLAYARIDDIDQLEVTRTAGTFYLFPRVRDCANSRELAIDLLRKTSTFLLPGSVFGAAGEGHIRISIGPLTPEAVDEAFDRLEIYFAEN; this is encoded by the coding sequence CTGATGGAGCTCGCACGAGATTATATTGCTTCACCAGACTTTCTCAACTTGGGCCAAGGTACATCGGGATATATACCTCCAAAGGAGGCTCTGAAGGTCCTTGGTGAGCAGGTATGGAATCCTTCTTTGCATGGATACTCCCCAGATCAGGGGATACTGGAACTACGTGAGGAACTGGCGCTCTATATGCGACGAGTTCATGGAATAGATGCTGATCCTCATGATGAGCTTGTCATAACCGCTGGTGCGAACCAAGCATTTGCTGGCATTGTCATGACTCTGGTAGAGCCCGGTGATAATGTGATAGTTCCCGATCCTTACTACTTCAATTCCATTATGGCGATTCAGATGGCAGGAGGTCAAGAGCGACCCGTAGCCGTAGGATCCGGTTTTCAGATTGATGTTGATGGTATTCGTCAGGCCATCGATACACGGACAAAGGCCATTGTATTGATCACACCTAACAATCCCACAGGTGCCGTCTACGAGGAAGACCTAATCAATGAAGTCGTAGACCTATGTATAGAACATGACATTATGCTCATCTCTGATGAGACCTATGCGCGGTTGATCTTTGATGGTGCTACTCATTATAGTCCACGCTCGCGACGAGATGCTGAAGAGCATGTTATAACTCTCGGAAGTTTCTCAAAAGATCTTGGAATGGCCGGATGGCGTGTCGGGTTCATTGTTGGTAGCCCCAACTACATCAAAGAGTACATGAAGATTCAAGATACGGTCACTATCTGTGCTCCAACCGCGGGGCAGATGCTTGCATTAGAAGTTCTTAGAAATGGGACAGAGTATGTGGATTTCGAGTTAGAACGTCTTGCTCTTCTCCGAGATCTGGCATATGCACGCATAGACGATATCGACCAGTTGGAAGTCACACGAACCGCGGGCACATTCTATCTCTTCCCTCGGGTGCGTGATTGTGCGAATTCCCGTGAACTTGCCATTGATCTCTTACGAAAGACCTCGACCTTTCTCCTTCCCGGAAGTGTCTTCGGGGCGGCAGGAGAGGGCCACATCCGGATCTCGATAGGCCCCCTCACCCCCGAGGCTGTGGACGAGGCATTTGATCGTCTTGAGATCTATTTTGCAGAAAACTAG
- a CDS encoding glutamine synthetase family protein, producing MSEKINYVAFQFSDLLGRMKTMIVPCNPAETLEEIKTDAIMKNGTSVDGSSITGLAQVEASDLRLRPDPDTLVELPFFSQRVAAAMCFVQKRIDADSEEYHALDGRGVLRKAHQKLMPESYSLRIKTEPEFYFITTEGDTFDKGQYADIYPDAAGQDTLLEIGSAIQKMGVQLRVLHHEVGEAQYEIELAFDDCRSIADNILRFKNIARDIAQENGHDVTFMPKPFEGFAGNGLHCHIQLWDGKKNLFGGDEPGKLSETALHFLAGLLEHAPAITAIANPTINSYKRLVPYQEAPVYICWGYRNRTALIRIPLFSDPQKAAMEFRSPDPMTNPYLLFTSFIAAGMDGIKRKLMPHEDLKGDAFEMSIDKLKELEISTLPENLYDALIELNKDEVIKEALGPALVDAYIDLKFDEWDDYINNKVTDWEWQKYSGA from the coding sequence ATGTCTGAGAAGATAAACTATGTCGCATTCCAGTTCAGCGACCTGCTGGGCAGAATGAAGACAATGATTGTTCCCTGTAACCCTGCGGAAACTCTTGAAGAGATCAAGACGGATGCAATTATGAAAAATGGGACCAGTGTGGATGGGAGCTCCATCACAGGTCTCGCTCAGGTTGAAGCATCGGATCTAAGATTACGGCCTGACCCTGATACGCTTGTCGAACTTCCATTCTTCAGTCAACGAGTCGCAGCAGCCATGTGTTTTGTCCAGAAGAGGATTGATGCTGATTCTGAAGAGTATCATGCTCTAGATGGAAGAGGGGTCTTACGGAAGGCCCATCAAAAGCTCATGCCAGAATCGTATTCACTCAGAATCAAGACCGAACCTGAGTTTTACTTTATTACAACAGAAGGCGACACCTTTGACAAGGGGCAATATGCAGACATCTATCCTGATGCAGCAGGCCAGGACACATTACTAGAGATAGGATCAGCCATCCAAAAGATGGGAGTACAACTAAGAGTATTGCACCACGAAGTTGGAGAGGCACAATACGAAATCGAACTCGCTTTTGATGATTGCCGCTCCATAGCTGACAACATTCTTCGCTTCAAGAATATCGCCCGCGATATTGCACAAGAGAACGGTCATGATGTGACATTCATGCCAAAACCATTTGAGGGATTTGCAGGAAATGGGCTTCACTGCCACATCCAGCTCTGGGATGGGAAAAAGAACCTATTCGGTGGTGACGAACCCGGTAAACTTTCGGAGACTGCACTACACTTTCTAGCAGGACTCCTTGAACATGCACCAGCAATCACTGCAATTGCAAACCCAACCATTAACTCATACAAACGCCTTGTGCCGTATCAAGAGGCCCCCGTCTACATATGTTGGGGCTACAGAAACAGAACCGCCCTAATCCGAATCCCACTCTTTTCGGATCCACAAAAGGCTGCAATGGAGTTTCGTTCTCCAGACCCAATGACCAACCCATACCTGCTATTCACAAGTTTCATTGCGGCGGGGATGGATGGCATCAAACGCAAGCTCATGCCTCATGAAGATCTAAAGGGCGATGCCTTCGAGATGTCCATTGATAAACTCAAGGAACTAGAAATCTCCACACTACCAGAAAATCTCTATGATGCCCTTATCGAACTCAATAAGGATGAGGTGATCAAAGAGGCTCTTGGCCCTGCTCTCGTGGATGCGTACATCGACTTAAAATTCGATGAGTGGGATGACTACATAAACAACAAAGTCACCGACTGGGAATGGCAAAAATACTCGGGAGCCTAG
- a CDS encoding ribosomal protein L13e → MISMVDVVDIPMVKSPENAKWRPGRGYSKGELEKAGLTVRDARRAGYPVDVRRKSVHPENVKILQDLHSGGSGPGTSTAA, encoded by the coding sequence GTGATATCTATGGTTGACGTAGTAGACATTCCTATGGTCAAGTCGCCTGAGAATGCCAAGTGGCGACCCGGCCGGGGTTACAGTAAGGGTGAGCTCGAAAAGGCAGGACTCACAGTACGAGATGCACGACGGGCCGGATATCCCGTTGATGTTCGCAGGAAGAGTGTACACCCAGAGAATGTCAAGATTCTCCAAGATCTCCACTCTGGTGGTAGTGGTCCTGGAACATCTACCGCAGCATAA
- a CDS encoding carbohydrate kinase family protein, producing the protein MDWHDLLAILRDPPNLPRPVIMPDFFVDHFVIGGTFDDLIRGLEQLAHQGGGNLIGTRHMIKRGGNSVNTASALLRLGAHPVLVVKTSVQGRLLLQTLVDPALDLSHVHTTGDLSSTVSIETEYQGRRVNLMISDSGSVADFTVDDLSEDDVEAIRQSGLVALLCLNHNNDPAKTAHDVFSLVRQNSEALTFLDIGDPSSRPQILNSLVGTVLRKELVDVLSVNENEAQRIAHVVEGRTGEIVYSTRPGDWLDSAQVIAESTSVQVDLHTPLFAASIQATDKVVVPTFVVTPVVTCGAGDAWNAGDVFGLLLGVTSEDRLILANAVGALYVTNPQALHPSPQDIEKFLRSSPRVNRL; encoded by the coding sequence GTGGACTGGCATGACCTACTTGCCATCCTCCGAGACCCTCCCAATCTTCCACGACCCGTTATCATGCCTGATTTTTTTGTGGATCATTTTGTTATTGGTGGTACGTTCGATGACCTCATCAGAGGGCTTGAGCAACTCGCCCATCAGGGTGGGGGCAATCTGATTGGTACACGTCATATGATCAAGAGGGGTGGAAACTCTGTAAATACCGCCTCTGCACTCTTGAGGTTGGGTGCCCATCCAGTATTGGTCGTTAAGACCAGTGTGCAAGGTCGCTTGCTCTTACAGACACTTGTTGATCCAGCTCTAGACCTCTCTCATGTTCATACTACTGGAGACCTCTCCTCAACTGTATCCATTGAGACCGAGTATCAGGGGCGCAGAGTCAATCTAATGATCAGTGATAGTGGGTCTGTTGCAGACTTTACCGTTGATGACCTTAGCGAGGATGATGTTGAGGCAATTCGGCAATCAGGTCTTGTGGCTCTCCTCTGTCTAAATCATAATAATGACCCGGCTAAGACTGCCCATGATGTATTTTCGTTGGTGCGACAAAACTCTGAGGCGCTCACATTTCTTGACATTGGCGATCCGTCGAGTAGGCCTCAGATCCTAAACTCACTGGTTGGTACTGTGCTCCGTAAGGAATTAGTCGATGTCCTTAGTGTCAATGAAAATGAGGCGCAACGCATCGCTCATGTTGTGGAGGGTCGTACTGGTGAGATTGTCTATAGTACCCGACCAGGGGACTGGTTAGACTCGGCGCAAGTGATCGCGGAGTCAACTAGTGTTCAGGTCGATCTCCATACGCCTCTGTTTGCTGCAAGCATACAAGCAACTGACAAGGTGGTTGTCCCCACTTTTGTGGTCACTCCTGTAGTCACTTGTGGTGCCGGTGATGCGTGGAATGCTGGAGATGTTTTTGGACTACTATTAGGTGTCACGTCCGAGGATCGACTTATCTTGGCAAATGCGGTGGGAGCGCTCTATGTGACAAACCCCCAAGCTCTACATCCCTCTCCACAGGATATCGAGAAGTTTCTTCGGTCATCTCCTCGTGTAAATCGTCTGTAA
- a CDS encoding 4-vinyl reductase gives MTKEPEIIPWWQGKLKERELMRAFFAKTWSKIGNRIAVMFPDRVRDLYYSAGRLAGLEAQKEYFKIGKQKPPGDFKGIVEFIKTALSTLIIPFGDVKIEKLYKLWLDEEAILEIHDNPYAAGVQSEEPSCYFLKGFIEAILEYLTDFNRIEYATLEVVEQECMSTGADVCRFQLKLSYPAKGGGN, from the coding sequence GTGACAAAAGAGCCAGAGATAATCCCTTGGTGGCAAGGGAAACTTAAAGAGCGCGAACTCATGCGTGCATTTTTCGCCAAGACATGGTCAAAGATTGGAAATAGGATTGCTGTTATGTTCCCGGATCGTGTGAGGGATCTCTATTACAGTGCAGGTAGACTTGCGGGTCTTGAGGCCCAGAAGGAGTACTTTAAGATTGGTAAGCAGAAACCTCCTGGTGATTTCAAGGGTATTGTTGAGTTCATCAAGACTGCTCTCTCAACACTGATCATACCCTTTGGTGATGTAAAAATCGAGAAGCTTTACAAGCTCTGGCTAGATGAAGAGGCAATTCTCGAGATTCACGATAACCCCTATGCAGCCGGAGTACAGAGCGAAGAGCCATCATGCTATTTTCTCAAGGGTTTCATCGAGGCCATTCTCGAGTATCTTACAGATTTCAATAGAATCGAATACGCAACCCTTGAAGTCGTTGAGCAGGAATGTATGTCCACTGGTGCTGATGTATGCCGTTTTCAATTGAAACTCAGTTATCCTGCCAAAGGCGGTGGAAACTGA
- a CDS encoding winged helix-turn-helix transcriptional regulator, with protein MSMRRAVVLVSLVLAMTGLLAVLTIEDQLGHNALIIQDLSFSGSLSNPVETFGMSLGIGTMAVVQGGTTGFHSMALSGIPLVLGTVAVEKRSEKQTSLRCRIVNEISENPGIHLRELLRNVGCAMGALQYHLKNLEQAGVVVSIRNGNSKHFFMADFSSNPQVMQLAALLRNPTIHAIIDECKANGRVTQAHLSRMLSIDKSLISYYATALIDSGFLKIIPVFGRERPLTLTDYALSALGELGVS; from the coding sequence ATGTCAATGCGTCGAGCAGTCGTGCTAGTATCTCTTGTATTGGCCATGACCGGGTTACTAGCAGTACTGACAATCGAGGACCAATTAGGTCACAATGCATTGATCATTCAGGATCTTTCTTTCTCGGGCTCCCTCTCTAATCCTGTAGAAACCTTTGGCATGAGCCTAGGCATCGGAACTATGGCTGTTGTACAAGGGGGTACTACTGGATTCCATTCCATGGCTCTATCAGGAATTCCTCTTGTCTTGGGGACGGTTGCTGTAGAGAAACGGTCTGAAAAGCAGACTTCACTTCGGTGTCGTATCGTCAACGAAATCTCGGAGAATCCCGGTATTCATCTACGGGAACTCTTACGCAATGTTGGTTGTGCAATGGGTGCCCTTCAGTATCATCTAAAGAATCTCGAACAGGCGGGTGTAGTAGTTTCCATTCGCAACGGTAATAGTAAGCACTTTTTCATGGCGGATTTCTCTTCGAATCCGCAGGTGATGCAGCTTGCTGCTCTTCTCAGGAATCCAACCATTCATGCAATTATTGATGAGTGCAAAGCAAATGGCCGGGTCACACAGGCGCACCTGAGTCGAATGCTCTCGATTGACAAGAGTCTGATCTCATACTATGCAACGGCTCTTATTGACTCGGGATTTTTAAAGATCATCCCGGTCTTTGGACGCGAACGACCTCTTACTCTCACCGACTATGCTCTGTCCGCATTAGGTGAGCTTGGTGTATCTTAG
- a CDS encoding ABC transporter ATP-binding protein: MPDDIVNDSDYDIGLLTEDDVDESEEVTYAVRLVDVHREFTIRDQTVKALNGVSLDVAPGEFVVVDGPSGAGKTTLLNVIGALDYTTSGRVILMDVPINDYDESFRATFRLTYTGFIFQSYNLISTLTALENIMFPMQLSDKPIKDIEAQALNLLTQVSLADRQHHLPWQLSSGEQQRVAIARAMANDPPLILADEPTANLDDTSADIVRKYLVELNGRGKTVIVMTHDDKIIQLDGVRRFHMVDGVLSEVE; the protein is encoded by the coding sequence ATGCCTGATGATATAGTCAATGACTCGGATTACGATATTGGTCTGTTGACCGAAGATGATGTTGATGAATCAGAAGAAGTCACATATGCGGTTCGTCTTGTTGATGTCCATCGGGAGTTTACCATTAGGGATCAAACCGTAAAGGCACTTAATGGAGTTTCTCTGGATGTTGCTCCTGGCGAGTTTGTTGTCGTAGATGGTCCCAGTGGGGCCGGAAAGACCACACTCCTTAATGTGATAGGGGCTCTCGATTATACTACCTCTGGTCGTGTAATCTTAATGGATGTTCCGATCAATGATTACGATGAGTCATTTAGGGCAACATTTCGTCTGACATATACTGGCTTTATCTTTCAGAGCTACAATCTCATCTCGACTCTGACCGCGCTTGAGAACATAATGTTCCCCATGCAACTTTCGGACAAGCCGATAAAGGACATTGAGGCTCAGGCTTTGAATCTCTTAACACAGGTCAGTCTTGCTGATAGGCAACATCATCTGCCATGGCAGTTGAGTTCGGGGGAACAGCAGCGCGTTGCGATTGCCCGAGCCATGGCAAACGATCCTCCACTGATCTTGGCTGATGAGCCTACTGCGAATCTTGACGACACAAGTGCAGATATTGTCAGAAAGTATCTTGTGGAACTGAATGGTCGGGGAAAGACCGTGATTGTAATGACGCACGATGATAAGATCATTCAACTCGATGGTGTACGGCGTTTTCATATGGTTGATGGAGTGCTGAGTGAGGTTGAATGA
- a CDS encoding ABC transporter permease, with protein sequence MNERQDYASTDLKRRPFKTAIMITGMTIVVAFTMFLFLFANTLLDVTFYITSANFMHSLSIFFETFIGAILLLVMVLGVVIFSSMISLEMVSRRKDIGLMKAIGTMIDTVYDHFMAQAVILLLASVVLGTSIGTLLYFAGMLWLSTVIPNLQFAGVFPILPVAFLAFLYLFVGYFAAQKPIYDAVHELPLTTLNPVLGTRVRKVGYLDSFGLSFKIATKATGRRIKGSRRTLLSLFLSITLASVLWIGGGVVQTTTSSYISRSMGTNIVAIGSSQVLNSYEAAYTLGNGHLANQTLVNASNLIPSDLLDDLQAIPAISHIEERLIEETTIHEGPAIVWNPTLEQWERIGQDRDASALVMGIDWTHTLSDWYFEGDPINATNQAWIGGMLATTAYDDPLVQTLQLQGASLDIRGIAFDIANDGLVALMDLETMKSLWKVSLPNLVLVQLDYYTNDTIAQIAQVAQNYGLQVFAQQYLLDSNIATLNAIWYLLQPLSVMALLSAFVALMNYLLVSVFSRFRDYVIMRSIGAKPSFLAKTIIAEGLSTGFTAGIPGIFVAILLSLYALVPEAAIPGLLYLPVSFGLMIGALVIVTVLAALPVYLLFSSKMEFRVSEFQV encoded by the coding sequence TTGAATGAGCGACAGGACTATGCATCTACCGACTTGAAGCGTCGCCCCTTCAAGACCGCTATTATGATCACAGGCATGACCATTGTTGTTGCCTTTACCATGTTCTTGTTTCTATTCGCCAATACGCTTCTTGATGTGACGTTCTATATCACTTCAGCAAACTTCATGCATTCTCTCAGTATTTTCTTTGAAACCTTTATTGGGGCTATCCTGTTACTGGTCATGGTCCTCGGAGTAGTTATCTTCTCCAGCATGATCTCTCTTGAGATGGTAAGCCGTCGTAAGGACATTGGACTCATGAAGGCCATCGGAACCATGATCGATACTGTCTATGATCATTTTATGGCACAAGCGGTCATTCTCTTACTAGCAAGTGTCGTCTTGGGCACGAGTATCGGCACCCTTCTCTATTTTGCCGGAATGCTCTGGCTCTCCACTGTAATACCCAATCTTCAATTTGCTGGAGTATTTCCCATCCTTCCTGTTGCATTTCTGGCATTCCTCTACCTCTTTGTCGGATATTTTGCAGCCCAAAAACCAATCTATGATGCTGTTCATGAGTTGCCGCTCACTACATTGAATCCCGTCTTGGGGACTCGCGTGCGCAAGGTTGGCTATCTTGACTCATTTGGACTCTCCTTTAAGATTGCTACAAAGGCGACTGGACGCAGGATTAAAGGGTCTCGCCGAACTCTTCTCTCTCTATTTCTGAGTATCACGCTTGCATCTGTACTCTGGATTGGAGGAGGGGTCGTTCAGACCACAACAAGTTCATACATCAGCCGTTCTATGGGTACTAATATTGTGGCCATAGGGTCCTCTCAAGTCTTGAACAGTTATGAGGCTGCATACACCTTAGGGAACGGCCATCTTGCTAACCAGACACTTGTTAATGCAAGCAACCTCATCCCCTCTGATCTTCTTGACGACCTTCAGGCAATACCCGCCATAAGCCATATTGAAGAACGCCTTATCGAAGAGACCACTATTCATGAGGGGCCCGCCATAGTATGGAATCCAACTCTTGAGCAGTGGGAACGGATCGGTCAGGACCGTGATGCAAGTGCTCTGGTCATGGGAATTGACTGGACGCATACGCTCTCGGACTGGTACTTTGAAGGCGATCCAATTAATGCGACAAATCAGGCATGGATTGGCGGAATGCTTGCAACAACAGCCTATGATGATCCTTTGGTGCAGACTCTTCAATTACAGGGGGCATCTCTTGATATTCGTGGGATTGCTTTTGATATTGCGAATGATGGGCTTGTTGCTCTAATGGACCTTGAGACCATGAAATCGCTCTGGAAGGTATCTCTGCCAAATCTTGTCCTTGTTCAGCTGGACTACTATACCAATGATACGATCGCACAGATCGCACAGGTTGCTCAGAATTATGGTCTGCAGGTCTTTGCCCAGCAGTATCTTCTTGACTCGAATATTGCAACCCTCAACGCGATCTGGTATCTGCTCCAGCCTCTCTCTGTCATGGCGCTTCTCAGTGCGTTTGTTGCATTGATGAATTATCTCTTGGTGTCTGTGTTCAGTAGGTTCCGCGACTATGTCATCATGCGTTCCATAGGTGCTAAACCTTCCTTCCTTGCGAAGACCATAATTGCTGAGGGTCTCAGTACTGGGTTCACTGCTGGCATTCCCGGAATATTTGTAGCGATTCTTCTCAGTCTGTATGCACTGGTTCCAGAAGCAGCAATACCCGGGCTATTGTATCTGCCAGTATCATTTGGTCTGATGATCGGTGCACTGGTAATCGTAACAGTCCTTGCAGCCCTCCCTGTGTATCTCCTCTTTTCCAGTAAAATGGAATTCCGAGTCTCAGAGTTTCAAGTCTGA
- the lysS gene encoding lysine--tRNA ligase — translation MPEIPQEEEISIHWIQDVLDRVLERDVDEYLLSAGKSPSGSIHIGFLRELIISDVIKRKLLDMGKKARTMFIIDDYDPVRSFPPGISLSLDDWAGVPYSDVPDEFGCCSSFGAHWGNELIRALPEYGLDPEIVWTSEIYKMPEMVEEIRLCLRNTEVIREIMIEFVARDFSPEQRAEYVESMKQWYPGSVICPKCGRLQAGKKGSIQPNRILSYDPDTDEVSFKCHYCGLEDKRPLSELRIKLTWRIDWPVKWHIFNVTCEPAGKDHAVKGGSYDTGLEVSRRVFGWEGPVKVPYEWVQIGGRDMATSEGIVFSPKVWLDIAPPELYRFLMLKTDISRTINIQPDRIPDFVDQYDRFERIYYDLEDVNEESKKLAKLLYPLCEPKPVNDEYVPKLPFKYAVVMSQLDEILGHDVVIANCVAALKKQFSLSEVSEESMYHIERRLRMARNWVQEYGTARDRVSIPPTVPPEIRQTLTDKDKDFLKGLLERLEQTELSDEEIQTIVFETAKGVGLKDKRAFIVLYRILISRKSGPRLGPFLNLLGLDWVRKRIASVLE, via the coding sequence ATGCCTGAAATACCCCAAGAAGAGGAGATTTCCATACACTGGATCCAAGATGTCTTGGACCGAGTCCTTGAACGCGATGTTGATGAATACCTGCTCTCAGCTGGTAAGAGTCCGAGTGGAAGCATACACATTGGTTTCCTACGGGAACTGATCATCTCGGATGTCATTAAGCGGAAACTTCTCGATATGGGTAAGAAGGCACGTACAATGTTCATCATTGATGACTATGACCCCGTACGGTCTTTTCCCCCTGGCATCTCACTCTCGCTTGATGATTGGGCGGGAGTCCCCTATTCCGATGTGCCAGATGAGTTTGGGTGCTGTTCGAGTTTTGGGGCCCACTGGGGAAACGAACTCATCCGTGCGCTCCCCGAATATGGCCTTGACCCTGAGATAGTCTGGACCTCTGAGATCTACAAGATGCCCGAGATGGTGGAAGAGATCCGATTATGCCTGCGGAACACAGAGGTCATTCGAGAGATCATGATCGAGTTTGTCGCACGCGACTTTAGTCCCGAGCAACGTGCAGAGTATGTCGAGTCAATGAAGCAATGGTATCCGGGTTCGGTAATATGCCCCAAGTGTGGTCGTCTGCAAGCAGGGAAAAAGGGATCTATCCAACCTAATAGAATCCTATCCTATGACCCTGATACGGATGAGGTCTCATTCAAGTGTCACTACTGTGGTCTTGAGGACAAGCGTCCTTTGAGTGAGCTTCGAATCAAGCTGACTTGGCGTATTGATTGGCCTGTCAAATGGCACATCTTCAATGTGACGTGCGAGCCCGCAGGGAAAGATCATGCCGTCAAGGGTGGTTCATACGATACTGGTCTTGAGGTCTCACGGAGAGTCTTCGGATGGGAAGGGCCGGTTAAAGTCCCATATGAATGGGTTCAAATCGGCGGCAGAGACATGGCCACCTCTGAAGGTATTGTGTTCAGTCCTAAGGTCTGGTTAGATATTGCGCCGCCAGAACTGTACAGGTTCCTGATGCTCAAGACCGACATCTCACGTACCATCAATATACAGCCGGATCGGATTCCCGACTTTGTAGACCAGTATGACCGTTTTGAACGGATATACTACGATCTCGAAGATGTGAACGAGGAGTCCAAAAAACTGGCCAAGCTGTTGTATCCATTGTGTGAGCCAAAGCCCGTTAATGACGAGTACGTTCCTAAATTGCCGTTCAAATATGCAGTCGTCATGTCACAGCTTGATGAGATTCTTGGACATGATGTTGTCATTGCAAACTGTGTAGCGGCTCTCAAGAAGCAGTTCTCTCTGTCCGAGGTCTCGGAGGAGTCCATGTATCATATCGAGCGTCGCCTTCGAATGGCCCGTAACTGGGTGCAAGAATATGGAACTGCACGTGATCGTGTTTCTATCCCACCAACAGTTCCGCCAGAGATTCGTCAGACGCTCACTGACAAGGATAAGGACTTCCTCAAAGGTCTGCTTGAGCGACTTGAACAAACCGAACTGAGCGACGAGGAGATTCAGACAATTGTCTTCGAGACCGCTAAGGGCGTGGGCCTAAAAGATAAGCGTGCCTTTATTGTTCTCTATCGAATTCTCATCTCACGCAAATCCGGTCCTCGGCTTGGCCCATTTCTTAACCTTCTTGGGTTGGACTGGGTCCGAAAACGAATCGCAAGCGTGTTGGAATAG
- a CDS encoding CDP-alcohol phosphatidyltransferase family protein, whose product MMPIGRALARTGITPNAITVLTLIVAIISAYFFYIGDLLVGFAVMVFTVVLDMFDGAVARAANLGSKFGATLDHTLDRYAEFFFMLGLMAGPVGAVAIPWWPYTAGDTFIPWFWGFVALFGMLMASFTRAKAESVGGMESCTVGVAERQEKLILQFTGILLLALWPTNLWADMLAFLPPMVWQFFVGLQITNILTLLVVIVAILSHITVAQRLAYARKIILGTQQEDTHDV is encoded by the coding sequence ATGATGCCTATAGGCCGCGCTCTTGCGCGAACCGGGATTACGCCAAATGCGATTACAGTGCTCACGCTTATTGTAGCAATCATCAGTGCTTACTTCTTTTACATCGGCGATCTTCTCGTTGGCTTTGCCGTAATGGTCTTCACAGTTGTCCTGGACATGTTTGATGGGGCTGTTGCACGAGCTGCAAATCTCGGCTCAAAGTTTGGGGCCACTCTTGATCACACACTCGACAGATATGCAGAGTTCTTTTTCATGTTGGGTCTCATGGCAGGACCTGTAGGTGCTGTCGCTATTCCATGGTGGCCCTATACTGCTGGTGACACTTTCATTCCATGGTTCTGGGGCTTCGTTGCCTTGTTTGGTATGCTCATGGCTAGCTTTACTCGTGCAAAGGCTGAGTCTGTTGGAGGTATGGAGAGCTGTACCGTGGGAGTTGCTGAACGACAGGAGAAACTGATCCTTCAGTTTACAGGAATCCTTCTCCTTGCATTATGGCCTACCAATCTATGGGCTGACATGCTTGCATTCTTGCCTCCGATGGTCTGGCAGTTTTTTGTTGGTCTTCAGATCACAAACATACTCACCCTGCTTGTGGTCATAGTCGCAATACTCTCTCATATCACCGTTGCTCAACGACTTGCCTACGCCCGCAAAATCATACTTGGTACACAACAGGAAGATACGCACGATGTATGA